The window CGCCCACGTCGGGAACTGGGCCAACAAGCTGGGCGGCGCGACCTGCCGACTGGCCGGCCTGCTCCACCTCGCGACCCACCCCGCCAAAGGGCACACCGAGCCGATCAGCGCGGACACGATGCGGGCCGCGGTAAGCCTGATCGACTACTTCACCGGCCACGCGCTGGTGGTCTTTGACCTCATGGGAGCCGACCACACAGCCAACCGCGCCCACGCCGTGCTGGAACTGCTGCGCACCCAGAAGTGGACCGAGGTCAGCAAGCGAGACCTCATGGTCAAGCTCTCCCGCTCGGAGTTCCCCACTATCGCCGATCTGGACCCCGCGTTGGACCTCCTGGAAGACCACGGATACGTCCGCTGCCAGCCCGTCCACCGCACCGGAAGCAGGGGCCGGCCACCGTCCCCGCGCTACCTCATCCACCCCCACCTGGACGAGTCCGCCATCTGACCCCCGCCACAGAAACCACAGAATCACAGAAATAACCCCGAACCGCCCCTGACCTGCGCAAACACCGCCAGGGGCGGCCCGCCACAGAAACCCACGGAAGTCCCACACAAATACCCGCCCGCCCAGGCCTCCTATTTCTGTGGAACTTCTCGCGGTTTCTGTGGCAGCCCACCTCGGCCGGGGTTTGCGCAGGTCAGACCCCCTGCCCTGGGTTTCTGTGTATTTCGTGGTTTCTGTGGCGGCCCGCCAAGGAGCGAGCCCATGCATGACGCCCATGTCGCCCCGTCCCACGCGGCAGATCCAACGCTGGTGGCGCTGACCGTCGAGGAAGCAGCCCGGCGACTCTCCATCGGCCGGACCACGTGCTTTCGCCTCATCGCCTCCGGACAGCTGGAGTCCGTCCCCATCGGCCGTCTTCGCCGCGTGCCGGCGGAGGCCGTGAACGACTTCCTCGCACGACTCCGCGAAGCGAACCGCGCCGCCTCCACCGCTGCCTGAGGAGCCTGCCTGTGACAGAGAACAAGCGCACCCGCCAGCCCAACGGCCGTAGCTCCATCTACCTCGGAAAGGACGGGAAGTGGCACGGCCGCGTCACGGTCGGCGTGCGAGATGACGGTTCACCTGACCGACGCCATGTCGAACGCAAGACTCGTGCTGAGGTCACCGACGCGGTGCGCGAGCTGGAGAAGCAGCGAGAAGCCAAGACCGTGCGTAAGCCTGGCAAGGCCATGACGGTCAAGGCCTGGCTGACCCACTGGATCGATAACGTCGCTCCGCTCACGGTCAACGACAACACGATGGTCGGGTACGGCGTGGCCGTGCGAAAGCACCTCATCCCAGGCTTGGGCGCCCACCGTCTCGACCGGCTCATGCCCGAACACATCGAGATCTTCTACACCAAGATGCAGGCCAACGGCAGCAAGCCCGCGACCGCCCACCAGGTACACCGGACGTTCCGTACCGCCCTCAATGAGGCCGTGCGGCGCGGGCATCTCGGTAAGAACCCCGTGCAGTTGGCCAAGCCCCCGAAGTCTGGCGACTACGAGGTGGAGCCCTACACCGTGAAAGAGGTGCAGCGCCTGCTTGAAGCCGCGGGCCGACAGCGGAACTCCGCGCGCTGGGCCGTCGCCCTGGCCCTTGGTCTGCGTCAGGGGGAGGCGCTGGCATTGAAGTGGGAGGACGTGGACCTTGACGGAGGTTTCCTCATGGTGCGCCGCAGCCGGCACCGGCCGCAGTACGCACACGGTTGTACCGAGCCTTGCAGCCGGAAGGCCGGCCACTGTCCGGAGAGGCGACGCACCAACCCGGAGACCTCGGTCACCAAGTCGCGCGCCGGCCGCCGGGCGGTCGGTCTCCCCACGCAGCTCAGTGACCTGTTGCGAGCCCATCGAAAAGCTCAGGGTGAGGAACGGCTGGCAGTAGGGGAGCGCTGGGAGGAAGGGGATTGGGTCTTCCCGGACGAACACGGCCGTAGCCCGTCCCACCGCCGAGACTGGGCCGAGTGGAAAGCCCTGCTGGTGGCTGCGAAGGTCCGTGACGGGCGTCTGCACGACGCGCGCCACACGGCCGCCACCGTTCTGCTCATCCTCGGGGTATCCGAGCGGGCCGTCATGGGGCTCATGGGCTGGTCGACCACTGCCATGGCTGCGCGCTATCAGCACATGGTCGACGCGGTGCGGACGGATGTGGCCCGGCAGGTCGACGGGCTGATCTGGAAGGCTGCCGGGGACCGGCCGGACAGTGACGACGACGGGGCGGCCGGCGCGCCGTAGAGGCCAACTGAGACGGAAACTGAGACGCGCGACGAAAAGGCGGCACCCATATGGGGTGCCGCCCTTTCGTCTTGCCTGTTCAGGC of the Streptomyces sp. NBC_01426 genome contains:
- a CDS encoding excisionase family DNA-binding protein yields the protein MHDAHVAPSHAADPTLVALTVEEAARRLSIGRTTCFRLIASGQLESVPIGRLRRVPAEAVNDFLARLREANRAASTAA
- a CDS encoding tyrosine-type recombinase/integrase — translated: MTENKRTRQPNGRSSIYLGKDGKWHGRVTVGVRDDGSPDRRHVERKTRAEVTDAVRELEKQREAKTVRKPGKAMTVKAWLTHWIDNVAPLTVNDNTMVGYGVAVRKHLIPGLGAHRLDRLMPEHIEIFYTKMQANGSKPATAHQVHRTFRTALNEAVRRGHLGKNPVQLAKPPKSGDYEVEPYTVKEVQRLLEAAGRQRNSARWAVALALGLRQGEALALKWEDVDLDGGFLMVRRSRHRPQYAHGCTEPCSRKAGHCPERRRTNPETSVTKSRAGRRAVGLPTQLSDLLRAHRKAQGEERLAVGERWEEGDWVFPDEHGRSPSHRRDWAEWKALLVAAKVRDGRLHDARHTAATVLLILGVSERAVMGLMGWSTTAMAARYQHMVDAVRTDVARQVDGLIWKAAGDRPDSDDDGAAGAP